In the genome of Argonema galeatum A003/A1, one region contains:
- a CDS encoding DUF29 family protein, with the protein MEEILELKQLLLQGDIKGALVIAEEIAEMSKKDIINNIYSFAVVLLLHLIKQKVENRTTRSWDTSIRNSVRNIKRLNKRLKSNGFYLNLEELEETLIEAYYSALDDAALETLEGIYEARQLKTMVKEDDIIASALALITSTESTEKPQ; encoded by the coding sequence ATGGAAGAAATCTTAGAACTAAAACAACTTTTACTCCAAGGCGATATCAAAGGCGCTCTAGTCATTGCCGAAGAAATTGCAGAAATGAGTAAAAAAGATATCATCAACAACATTTATAGTTTTGCAGTAGTTCTGCTATTGCATCTAATCAAACAAAAAGTAGAAAACAGGACAACTCGCTCTTGGGATACTTCAATTAGAAATTCAGTTAGAAACATAAAGCGGCTCAATAAACGTCTCAAATCTAACGGATTCTATCTGAATTTAGAAGAATTAGAAGAAACTCTCATTGAAGCATATTATTCTGCTCTTGATGATGCTGCTTTAGAAACTCTTGAAGGCATTTATGAAGCGCGACAACTAAAAACAATGGTTAAAGAAGATGACATTATAGCTAGTGCCTTAGCTTTGATTACTTCTACCGAATCTACTGAAAAACCTCAATAA
- a CDS encoding BrnT family toxin, protein MDSLRFEWDEQKAQFNIKKHGVSFDEAATVFYDPLYLEDYDEAHSDEEDRFKIVGISSSGRLLVVTYIERVDIIRIISSRLATKNERRIYESQT, encoded by the coding sequence ATGGATTCATTACGGTTTGAATGGGACGAGCAAAAAGCACAATTTAATATCAAAAAGCATGGGGTTTCCTTTGATGAGGCGGCAACTGTTTTCTACGATCCCCTCTATCTTGAGGATTACGATGAAGCTCACTCTGACGAGGAAGATCGGTTTAAGATTGTAGGCATATCAAGCAGTGGGCGCTTGTTGGTTGTCACTTACATTGAACGAGTCGATATAATACGAATTATTAGTTCTAGATTAGCGACTAAAAATGAACGACGAATCTATGAATCACAAACTTGA
- a CDS encoding CHAT domain-containing protein, with protein MYFSPIAYWHHVMNEARAQAYANLIQQLLTCPNGEEPEILQANSELIDGEFLQVCQIIAENLAGEGQENAANFLRNMASQLATYLGSTSLNRTDSSLANSDSQLSFLFQVLQATSESDVNPRVVYPLLQANLDKLNDNFAQVLKDWSTENPPDQSRTIDILNFSNLIQQFPLGSKASNMEIAIAGYEIGIRVFNRNNYPENWAKIQNNLAAAYYSRIRGERAENIEKAIEYYTAALTVYTRDAFPENWATTQNNLATAYSDRIRGERAENIEKAIEYYTAALTVRTPDAFPQDWALTQENLAYVYIDLKDNVAAIKHFRSALEILTHSAFPLKCLKAGRNLGNLAFELQDWNNAIYGYENAIAAVEQSREWATSQRSKREILQDALDVYEKMVQACINAERYDTALLTVERSKSRTLIELLDSANLYPKNATADQKQRLSRFRRQITDLQQQLDTTQPTDATDERTDTETRGQGNIPTPQPTSPATDNLKTELQNLQQQLDQLLTEIGDPDFTLTQKVIPQLPDFTQLLDTETALIEWYLPPNPENGFYVFLVTIPAEDPPKSPLERGTLIDDSIPPLFKGGQGGDRIQIQHLAFSGEDRQQLDIHIATYRSDYSQFTWQEALRPRLEAISQSLQLNSIRAKLPETIQKLILVPHLDLHLIPLHALSVEGKILQDCYPNGIQYAPSCQFLERLHQRQRNSPNKPPLFAIQNPTEDLNYTEIEVETISRQFDPDTHILKRRQATKIALNSPETLAKLSRAYYAHFSCHGSFNPNYPLNSALVLATETAIADPQPAAETADSEKEKRYVTIRDGRRFDTTTQGLTLREIFANLDLPVCRLVTLSACETGLVDTALTDEYIGLASGFLYAGATNVVSSLWSVSDLATAFLMIRFYLELAKKPSLSVAVALKKAQNWLRNLSREDFLKELDTLKLDEERRKGIDRWLISNGDEPFPFEDPAYWAAFCAIGL; from the coding sequence ATGTATTTTAGTCCTATCGCCTACTGGCATCACGTTATGAATGAGGCACGCGCCCAAGCTTACGCCAATCTGATTCAACAACTCCTGACTTGCCCCAACGGTGAGGAACCAGAGATTTTACAGGCCAATTCAGAATTGATTGATGGTGAGTTTCTCCAAGTTTGCCAGATAATAGCAGAAAACTTGGCAGGGGAAGGCCAGGAAAATGCTGCTAACTTCCTACGAAATATGGCAAGTCAGTTAGCTACATATCTAGGATCGACATCATTAAATAGGACTGATTCATCACTGGCAAATAGTGACTCACAACTTAGCTTTCTATTCCAGGTATTACAGGCAACAAGCGAGAGTGATGTAAATCCGCGAGTTGTTTACCCACTATTACAAGCAAACTTAGATAAATTAAATGATAACTTTGCTCAAGTTTTAAAGGATTGGTCAACAGAAAATCCGCCAGATCAAAGTAGGACGATTGATATTTTAAATTTTAGTAACTTAATTCAGCAGTTCCCATTAGGTAGCAAAGCTAGCAACATGGAAATTGCCATCGCAGGTTATGAAATTGGAATCAGAGTTTTTAACCGTAATAACTATCCCGAAAATTGGGCAAAAATCCAAAATAATCTGGCTGCTGCCTACTATTCCAGAATCAGGGGAGAGAGGGCAGAGAATATCGAAAAAGCGATCGAATATTACACCGCCGCACTCACTGTTTACACCCGCGATGCCTTTCCCGAAAATTGGGCAACGACGCAAAATAATCTGGCAACTGCCTACTCTGACAGAATCAGGGGAGAGAGGGCAGAGAATATCGAAAAAGCGATCGAATATTACACCGCCGCACTCACCGTTCGCACCCCCGATGCCTTTCCCCAAGATTGGGCGTTAACTCAAGAAAATCTTGCCTATGTTTACATTGACCTAAAAGATAACGTAGCTGCAATTAAGCATTTCCGCTCTGCTTTAGAAATTTTGACTCATTCAGCATTTCCTTTAAAATGCCTGAAAGCAGGACGCAACCTCGGCAACCTCGCTTTTGAACTCCAAGACTGGAATAACGCCATCTACGGCTACGAAAACGCCATTGCAGCCGTCGAACAAAGTCGCGAGTGGGCAACCTCCCAACGCAGCAAGCGGGAAATCCTCCAAGATGCCCTCGATGTTTACGAAAAAATGGTGCAAGCCTGCATCAATGCGGAACGCTACGACACCGCCCTCCTCACCGTCGAACGCAGCAAATCTCGCACCCTCATCGAACTCCTCGACAGCGCCAACCTCTACCCCAAAAACGCCACTGCAGACCAAAAACAACGCCTCAGCCGCTTCCGCCGCCAAATCACCGACTTGCAGCAACAACTCGACACCACCCAACCCACCGACGCCACCGACGAACGCACAGATACCGAGACGCGAGGACAGGGAAACATCCCCACGCCACAACCAACTTCCCCAGCGACCGACAACCTCAAAACCGAATTGCAAAACCTGCAACAGCAACTCGACCAACTCCTCACCGAAATCGGCGACCCCGACTTCACCCTCACCCAAAAAGTCATTCCCCAACTCCCCGACTTCACCCAACTCCTCGACACCGAAACCGCCCTCATCGAGTGGTATCTTCCCCCCAACCCGGAAAATGGGTTTTATGTCTTTCTCGTCACCATTCCCGCCGAAGATCCCCCTAAATCCCCCTTAGAAAGGGGGACTTTGATTGACGATTCCATTCCTCCCCTTTTTAAGGGGGGGCAAGGGGGGGATCGAATCCAAATTCAACACCTCGCCTTCTCTGGCGAAGACCGCCAACAACTCGACATCCACATCGCCACTTACCGCAGCGACTACAGCCAATTTACCTGGCAAGAAGCCCTCCGTCCGCGCCTAGAAGCGATTTCCCAATCTCTGCAACTCAACTCAATCCGCGCTAAACTGCCCGAAACCATCCAAAAACTGATCCTAGTTCCCCACCTCGACTTACACCTCATCCCCCTCCACGCCTTATCGGTGGAAGGCAAAATCCTGCAAGACTGCTACCCCAACGGCATTCAATACGCGCCTAGCTGCCAATTTCTAGAACGCCTCCACCAACGCCAGCGCAACTCTCCCAATAAACCTCCCCTGTTCGCCATCCAAAACCCCACCGAAGACCTGAACTACACCGAAATTGAAGTTGAAACGATTTCTCGCCAATTCGACCCAGACACGCACATCCTCAAGCGCCGCCAAGCTACCAAAATCGCCCTTAATTCCCCAGAAACTCTCGCCAAATTAAGTCGCGCTTACTACGCCCATTTCTCCTGTCACGGCAGTTTTAACCCAAATTATCCCCTCAACTCCGCCCTAGTTTTAGCCACAGAAACCGCAATCGCAGACCCACAGCCAGCGGCAGAAACGGCGGACAGCGAAAAAGAAAAAAGATATGTTACCATCCGTGACGGTCGGCGCTTCGATACCACCACCCAAGGACTCACCCTCAGAGAAATCTTTGCCAATCTCGATTTACCCGTCTGTCGCCTCGTCACCCTTTCTGCGTGCGAAACTGGATTGGTAGATACCGCCCTCACCGATGAATATATCGGTTTAGCTAGCGGTTTCCTCTATGCTGGCGCTACCAATGTGGTCAGCAGTTTGTGGTCGGTCAGCGATTTGGCTACCGCTTTTCTGATGATTCGCTTTTATCTAGAATTGGCGAAAAAACCCAGCCTTAGCGTTGCTGTCGCCCTCAAAAAAGCTCAAAACTGGCTGCGGAATTTGTCCAGGGAAGACTTTCTCAAGGAACTGGATACCTTAAAATTGGATGAAGAACGCCGGAAAGGAATCGATCGATGGTTAATATCAAATGGTGATGAACCTTTCCCTTTTGAAGATCCCGCTTATTGGGCGGCTTTCTGTGCGATCGGACTTTAA
- a CDS encoding DUF6887 family protein, which produces MRPNFEKMSGKELREYAIAHRGDKDIDEVLNVLYSRRSPDSEAIWFHPPKNKEEEQEQFELFKRIVDEKTGNKTADS; this is translated from the coding sequence ATGCGACCGAATTTTGAAAAAATGTCTGGAAAAGAATTGAGAGAGTATGCGATCGCGCATCGTGGCGATAAAGATATTGATGAAGTTTTGAATGTTTTATATAGTCGCCGCAGTCCTGACTCTGAAGCAATCTGGTTCCATCCGCCAAAGAACAAAGAGGAGGAACAAGAACAGTTTGAATTATTCAAGCGGATAGTCGATGAAAAAACCGGAAATAAAACCGCTGATAGTTAA
- a CDS encoding DUF6887 family protein, producing the protein MKPNFEAMTNAELKAYALAHRGGDDDLEALRVLFSRRKPDAETIIFHPPKTKEEEEEQFELFKRIVDEKTGNKTADS; encoded by the coding sequence ATGAAACCGAACTTTGAAGCAATGACTAATGCAGAACTGAAAGCTTATGCACTTGCACATCGCGGCGGCGATGACGATCTTGAGGCTTTGCGCGTGCTTTTCAGTCGCCGTAAACCAGATGCAGAAACGATTATATTTCACCCGCCAAAGACAAAAGAAGAAGAAGAAGAACAATTTGAATTATTCAAGCGGATAGTGGATGAAAAGACCGGAAATAAAACCGCTGATAGTTAA
- a CDS encoding DUF6888 family protein — MYVTIEETAINPTDEQAQACLRVCQMLSNGYRNIELFRFNPQTGIVFIFASEELQVVVPPNGVWRFLNATEF; from the coding sequence TTGTATGTCACAATTGAGGAAACAGCCATCAACCCAACCGACGAACAAGCTCAAGCCTGTCTGCGAGTCTGTCAGATGTTGTCCAACGGCTACCGGAACATTGAACTATTCCGTTTTAATCCGCAAACCGGAATTGTATTCATTTTTGCCAGTGAAGAACTTCAAGTTGTCGTACCCCCTAACGGAGTCTGGAGGTTTTTAAATGCGACCGAATTTTGA